The DNA region GACCATTGCACCTACGTTGATGCGGACCTCTTGTTCTTCAGTAATCCAAAAGTATTGTACGATGAAATGGCTGAAAAGTCAGTGCTGATTACAAGCCACAGGTATACACCGCAGTTCGACCAGAGTGCTACCAGCGGAATTTACTGTGTGCAATATGTAACATTTAAAAATACAGCAGAGGGCATGGCTGTTTTAAATAACTGGGTTAATGCTTGTCTTGAATGGTGTTTTAACAGGTTTGAAGACAATAAATTTGGCGATCAGAAGTACCTGGACACCTGGACACAGCAATTCAGTGGGGTACATGAGCTGGAACACCTTGGCGGTGGCGTAGCGCCGTGGAACGTACAGCAATATGCTTTTGATCACGCCTCGGGAAGTATTCAGGGACTGGAACTGGCCAGCAATAGTCGTTTTAACCTGGTTTTTTATCATTATCATGGATTTGCCTATGCCCTAAACAACAATTATATGCTGACCAATGATACCTATCCTTTAAACCGGAACCAGATCAAACATATTTACAAACCTTATGTTCTGGCGCTTTCAGAAGCAGAAGGCCAGATTGAACTATTGGAAGAAAACATTCAGGCTTATAAGGCCACCAATGATGGGGCCTGGGTGAAACAAGTGATCGGAAGATCGGTGCTGTTCTTTTTAAGAGGATTTTATAAGCAATTCTATTCCAAACGTGCCATAGAATACGGTTTCCAGAATTAATGAAGCCATAGTTCCTGAAATTTAGTATTTTAGTGCTTGGTTAAAACACTAAAATGAGCAAGATCATCAGGGGCATGGCAGGAATAATTGTGGCTGCCGGTCTTTTTTTTGGGACAGGCTGTAAGAAGCAAGAGGGATCGGAAGATACGCGGATTAAACCTCCCGTCAGGACTTATGTGGTAACGGCAAGGATAGATAAAAAAGGTACCAACAGCAATTCTGAGGGAACCGCTGTGCTAAAGGGTACTTATGATGAGGGAACAAAGGAATTGAATTATACACTTGAATATAAAGATCTGGTACCTCAATTAATTACCCTCAGAAGCGGAGCCAAAGGTTCTGTGGGAACTTTGGTAAAAGAGCTGTATGTGAATACAGCTGAAAAGGCAGCTCCTTTAACGGTAAAAGGGGGATTTACCTTAACCTCTTTGCAGGAAAGGAATTTGCTGAAAGGGCAGTGGTTTGTTGCTATTGGTACTTTGACATTAAATCCTGAGATATCGGGGATACTTACACTGAAGCAAAAGTAGGATTGGCATGGGGCAGGTGGGCTTTAAGGATGAAGACAGGCATTTGCTGGATGCAATTGTACAGCAAGACAGGCAGCAATTTGAAGTGTTGTATAAAAAATATTATCAGCAACTGTTCGCCATTGCCCTGAGATATGTTGAACATACACAGGTGGCAGAGGAAATTGTACATGATGTATTCATCACCATATGGGATAAAGCGGCGTATTTAAATATTCAGCATTCGGTGAAAGGTTACCTGTTTAAATCTATTGTGAACTCGGCGCTAAACTATATAAAAAAAAATAAGTCAGATGCTAAAAAACAATTACAGTATCTGTCGGTAAGCGATACAGAAAATGTGGTACAGTACCAGGATGATGAAGCCGATGAAGCGATGTTAAATGCTTTGGAAGAAGCGTTGAAGCTGCTTCCCGATAAATGCAGACAGGTAATGTACCTTAGCCGGTTCGGAAAATTGAAACAACAGGAAATTGCCGATCAGATGGATATCTCGATAAAAACAGTTAAAAACCATCTAACCTATGGTTTTCAGAAACTAAGGGAGCACCTGGAAAAACGAAAACAAATGATAATTTCTATTTTAATACTCTTAAATATATTAACGCAAAAATGAACCTCTTATGAAACAATTTGAAACAAACGAAGAATTGATATATGCCCTGATCATAGATGATCTGGATGGGGCAATTACACCTTCGGACAAGGTTTTCCTGTATCAATGGAGGTCTGCTGCCGCTGAAAATGAAAATACCTATCAGGACTTTTTAAGCGTTCAGCTGAATATGGATAAGTTGTACCAAAGAGACAGGTCTGATGTAGAGAATTCCTGGAAGGCCCTGGACAAGAAGATCGTACAGAAGCTGCAAGCTCAGCAGTTTCCACAAAAAGGGCGAAGTATCCGCTTTTGGTTCTCAGCTGCAGCTGCGGCGATGATACTTTTGTCGCTGACTTATTATTTCATAAATGACAGCAGGTATGTCGTTGTTTCTACAGCAAATCATACTGCAATTACCCGTGTTGTTTTGCCCGACGGTACGGAAGTGAGCCTCAATGCAGGAACAACCATCAAATACCTTAAACACGATTTTGTAAAACATAGAAAACTGGAACTGAAAACCGGAGAGGTCTTTATTCATGTTGCCCCGCACAATGATTCACGGTTTAGTGTTGACCTGGGGGATGTGACAGCTGAGGATATTGGCACAAGTTTTAACGTGGTCAAAAATGATAAAAAAGTAAGCGTTATTGTGGAAGAAGGGAAAGTTGCCCTTAAGCATTTACAACTGGACAGGAGCGTAATGCTAAGCGCCGGAAAACTCGGTGTTTATGACATCGGTACCCAGGCACTTGCGGTAGCCGACAATCCGAATGTCAATTACAAGGCCTGGCTTGACAGGAAGTTTATTTTTAAGGAAATCTCTGTCGTGCAGGCTGCGGAACAGCTGGAAAAAGCCTATCAGGTACCGGTCAGGGTTAAAGATGAATCTTTAAAAAACCGAAAGCTAACGGCCAGCCTGCATTATCAAACTTTGGATAGCGCTCTTGCAGTAATTTCTGCATCTTTGCAGTGCAAGGTAACCAAAGAGAAAAACAGGTATGTTTTATCAGACCATTAAACAAGCATTTTTTACACTTCTTTTTTTTTGTCTGTTCTGCTCTGCAAAATCTTTTGCCCAGCAAGGAAACCTTCTTGAAAATAAAATTACCATTCAGTTGCCTGCAGACTCCCTGATCAGGACGCTGCTCAGGCTGGAACAGAAAAGCGGGAGCAATTTTGCTTTTGATCCTGACCAGCTCAGAACCATACGGGTTCCCGGAAGCCGCTTCGTGGAAGCTCCACTGAGTAGGGTACTCGACAGGATCCTGTTTGGTACTGGCCTTGGTTTTAAGCAAATTGGTAATGATATTGTAATTGCACCTGAAAAAGCGCAGGCATGGACCATTCATGGGCATGTGCGTGACCGCTCGAATGGAGAAGAACTGATTGGCGCTACGGTTCAGGTCCCTGCCCTTGAGGCTGGCATCAATACCAATCAGTATGGCTTCTATTCTATTTCTATCCCCGAAGGGACTTATTTACTGCTCATTTCGCATCCTGGCTACCAGAACGTCCGGAAGATGATCCGGCTGGATAGAAACCGGCAGGAAGAAATAGAGCTTGCCCTGAAAGAGCGCAATCTGGAAGAAGTGGTCATTAAAAGGTCTGACGTCAGCCCTAATCCGATATTGCGCAACGAGCAGAATTTTGGGCCGAGACAACTTAGCCATGTACCCTATTATGCCGGTGAAACCGATGTAATGAAAAGGCTGCAGATGGAAAATGGCATTAAGAACATTACAGAAGGTAGTTCTGCATTGTTCGTCAGGGGTGGAAATTCGGATCAGAACCTGATTTTGCTGGACGAGGCCATTGTTTATAACCCCTCTCATCTGTATGGACTGGTATCGGTTTTCAATGCGGATGCGGTAAACAACCTCCAGGTTTACCGGGATTATATGCCCGCCAACTTTGGCGGGAGACTTTCATCGGTAATTGTAAACAGGATGGCAGAGGGTAATAGTAAAGAATTTCATGTGAATGGCGGAATTAACCTGATGTCAGCCCGCATAGCAGCTGAAGGTCCCATAGTGAAGGATAAAAGCTCGTTCATCGTGGCTTACCGTCGCAGCCTGCTGGACGTATTCCAAAGCCAGTTTAAACTCTTTAATCCCAACTCTGTTTACTACGATATCAATGCCAAGGCCAATTATAAAATAAACAAGGACAACAGTATTTTTTATTCGG from Pedobacter africanus includes:
- a CDS encoding glycosyl transferase; its protein translation is MLQYCTLFNSLYLTRGLAMYNSLLKHCRDFHLYIVAFDDDCFYALSKLQLEHATIIPLSDFENENLLAVKADRTAGEYCWTCASSSVKYCIETYGLDHCTYVDADLLFFSNPKVLYDEMAEKSVLITSHRYTPQFDQSATSGIYCVQYVTFKNTAEGMAVLNNWVNACLEWCFNRFEDNKFGDQKYLDTWTQQFSGVHELEHLGGGVAPWNVQQYAFDHASGSIQGLELASNSRFNLVFYHYHGFAYALNNNYMLTNDTYPLNRNQIKHIYKPYVLALSEAEGQIELLEENIQAYKATNDGAWVKQVIGRSVLFFLRGFYKQFYSKRAIEYGFQN
- a CDS encoding CHRD domain-containing protein; the protein is MSKIIRGMAGIIVAAGLFFGTGCKKQEGSEDTRIKPPVRTYVVTARIDKKGTNSNSEGTAVLKGTYDEGTKELNYTLEYKDLVPQLITLRSGAKGSVGTLVKELYVNTAEKAAPLTVKGGFTLTSLQERNLLKGQWFVAIGTLTLNPEISGILTLKQK
- a CDS encoding RNA polymerase sigma factor — encoded protein: MGQVGFKDEDRHLLDAIVQQDRQQFEVLYKKYYQQLFAIALRYVEHTQVAEEIVHDVFITIWDKAAYLNIQHSVKGYLFKSIVNSALNYIKKNKSDAKKQLQYLSVSDTENVVQYQDDEADEAMLNALEEALKLLPDKCRQVMYLSRFGKLKQQEIADQMDISIKTVKNHLTYGFQKLREHLEKRKQMIISILILLNILTQK
- a CDS encoding FecR family protein; amino-acid sequence: MKQFETNEELIYALIIDDLDGAITPSDKVFLYQWRSAAAENENTYQDFLSVQLNMDKLYQRDRSDVENSWKALDKKIVQKLQAQQFPQKGRSIRFWFSAAAAAMILLSLTYYFINDSRYVVVSTANHTAITRVVLPDGTEVSLNAGTTIKYLKHDFVKHRKLELKTGEVFIHVAPHNDSRFSVDLGDVTAEDIGTSFNVVKNDKKVSVIVEEGKVALKHLQLDRSVMLSAGKLGVYDIGTQALAVADNPNVNYKAWLDRKFIFKEISVVQAAEQLEKAYQVPVRVKDESLKNRKLTASLHYQTLDSALAVISASLQCKVTKEKNRYVLSDH